One segment of Desulfosudis oleivorans Hxd3 DNA contains the following:
- a CDS encoding ATP-binding protein — translation MGKLFDRALSAYSYADIDRRLKARFFLVLCIVILAAILVLTFLAGIIQHLNVGYLVNSVIVTLLLSTACLLVVLRLLVRGYFLLAAHLLIVIIMTAVWIVMVVDPGEPVARLDSFVYIISLLGLLPLVIHRRKSVIALYGLINLVFLFGFVYFFRPQLAIPDYAVMDFLTDNALAVIVSCFVAASVFAINNAAIKRAKAEVEERKRAEEERRKLEARLYQAEKMEAIGQLVGKLAHDFNNMLSVVIGNTELIRMQQDIDENGREQLQTIQYVATRSSDLIRQLLAFARKQTVIPKIIDINQAISDMLPMLHQLVGANISLKWLPGETPGHILIDPSQMDQVLTNLLVNARDAVGDTGTITIETRRLLLDQRYDIGQGESLSGAYLLLAVSDTGCGMDKETQSQVFEPFFSTKKGQGTGLGLATVYGIVRQHSGFIRVYSEPGQGTTFKIYFPEVEGQTVEEGVKHPASSLIPGGTETVLMVEDDPAILKFGVTVLEQLGYNVLAADSPEKALALARSGGHAIDLLLTDVVMPEMSGHELAGCIRETIPTVRCLYISGYTANAISNGDLIENHICFLAKPFSIRELAEKVREALS, via the coding sequence GTGGGAAAACTGTTTGACCGGGCACTGTCCGCCTATTCATACGCCGACATCGACCGCCGGCTCAAAGCCCGGTTTTTCCTGGTTTTATGCATCGTCATTCTTGCCGCAATCCTGGTGCTGACCTTTCTTGCCGGCATCATTCAACATCTTAATGTGGGCTATCTGGTTAACAGCGTCATTGTCACCCTGCTGTTAAGCACCGCCTGTCTACTTGTCGTCCTGCGGCTCCTGGTCCGGGGCTATTTTCTGCTGGCCGCGCACCTGCTGATCGTCATCATCATGACAGCGGTCTGGATCGTGATGGTGGTCGATCCAGGCGAGCCCGTGGCCCGCCTGGACTCGTTTGTTTATATCATCAGCCTGCTGGGGTTACTGCCTTTGGTCATTCACCGGCGCAAGTCGGTCATTGCGCTGTATGGCCTGATCAACCTTGTTTTTCTGTTCGGGTTTGTCTATTTCTTTCGGCCCCAACTGGCCATACCCGACTATGCGGTCATGGATTTTTTGACCGACAACGCCCTGGCGGTGATTGTCTCCTGCTTTGTCGCGGCCAGCGTGTTTGCCATCAATAACGCCGCCATTAAACGGGCAAAAGCGGAAGTCGAAGAGCGCAAACGCGCCGAAGAGGAGAGAAGAAAGCTTGAAGCCCGGCTTTACCAGGCCGAAAAGATGGAGGCCATCGGCCAGCTGGTCGGCAAGCTGGCCCACGACTTTAACAACATGCTGTCGGTTGTCATCGGCAATACCGAACTGATCCGCATGCAGCAGGACATAGACGAGAACGGCCGGGAGCAGCTGCAAACCATCCAGTACGTGGCGACCCGTTCTTCAGACCTGATACGGCAGCTGCTGGCGTTTGCCCGAAAACAGACGGTGATTCCGAAAATCATTGATATCAACCAGGCCATTTCAGACATGCTGCCCATGCTGCATCAGCTTGTTGGCGCCAATATTTCGTTAAAATGGCTGCCGGGAGAAACCCCCGGCCATATCCTGATCGACCCCTCCCAGATGGACCAGGTGCTGACCAACCTGCTGGTCAATGCCAGGGACGCCGTCGGCGATACCGGAACGATCACCATTGAGACCCGGCGTCTGCTGCTGGACCAGCGTTATGACATCGGCCAGGGAGAAAGCCTTTCCGGCGCCTATCTCCTGCTGGCTGTCAGCGACACCGGCTGCGGCATGGACAAAGAGACCCAGTCCCAGGTTTTTGAACCGTTTTTTTCCACAAAAAAGGGACAGGGAACCGGCCTGGGACTGGCCACGGTTTACGGCATTGTCCGGCAGCACAGCGGTTTTATCCGGGTATACAGCGAACCGGGCCAGGGCACCACTTTCAAAATCTATTTTCCCGAAGTTGAAGGACAGACGGTTGAGGAGGGGGTAAAGCACCCGGCCAGCTCCCTGATACCCGGAGGCACCGAGACTGTTTTGATGGTGGAAGACGACCCGGCGATTTTAAAATTCGGCGTCACCGTGCTGGAGCAGCTCGGCTACAACGTACTGGCCGCCGATTCTCCGGAAAAGGCCCTGGCGCTGGCGCGGTCCGGCGGGCACGCCATCGACCTGCTGCTCACCGACGTGGTCATGCCGGAAATGAGCGGCCACGAACTGGCCGGTTGCATCAGGGAAACGATCCCTACCGTCAGGTGCCTCTACATATCCGGCTATACGGCCAATGCCATCAGCAACGGCGACCTGATTGAAAACCATATCTGCTTTCTGGCCAAGCCCTTTTCCATCCGGGAGCTGGCGGAAAAAGTCAGGGAAGCCCTGTCGTGA
- a CDS encoding TIGR00153 family protein, whose translation MRIPLVSLFTTSPFEGLQEHAEKVKECAWAFQEAMECHMSDRCTTFDNHKGSVDVIERQADAIKRRIRGHLPKGTMLPVDKFQLFRYLREQDSVLDSMKGVLSWIAYRESQGIPQVLHKDFARLVDSVIDPIETLDDMVKEARKYFTSFSEKQRMVVKEIIRNLRQKEHDSDQVEHALKQKIFNVDMDPVSVFHAIMLAEKIGNIADHAENAGDMMRAMIAR comes from the coding sequence ATGCGTATTCCGCTTGTTTCCCTGTTTACCACATCGCCCTTTGAAGGGCTTCAGGAGCACGCCGAAAAGGTAAAAGAGTGCGCCTGGGCCTTTCAGGAGGCCATGGAGTGCCACATGTCGGACCGGTGCACCACCTTTGACAACCACAAGGGGTCCGTGGACGTGATTGAGCGACAGGCCGATGCCATCAAACGCCGCATTCGGGGACACCTGCCCAAGGGCACCATGCTGCCGGTGGACAAGTTTCAGCTCTTCCGATACCTCCGTGAGCAGGACAGTGTGCTTGACTCCATGAAAGGGGTTCTCAGCTGGATCGCCTACCGCGAAAGCCAGGGTATTCCCCAGGTGCTGCACAAGGATTTTGCCCGGCTGGTGGACAGTGTCATCGACCCCATTGAGACCCTGGACGACATGGTAAAGGAGGCCAGAAAATACTTTACCAGCTTTTCGGAAAAGCAGCGCATGGTGGTAAAAGAGATCATTCGCAATCTGCGCCAGAAAGAGCACGACTCCGACCAGGTGGAACACGCCCTGAAACAGAAGATATTCAATGTGGACATGGACCCAGTTTCCGTGTTTCATGCCATCATGCTGGCCGAAAAAATCGGCAACATCGCCGACCACGCGGAAAACGCGGGCGATATGATGCGGGCTATGATCGCCCGCTAG
- a CDS encoding inorganic phosphate transporter: MSLEYVILACGYVFGFYMAWNIGANDVANSMASAVGARAITLRQAVFIAGILNIIGAIFIGSHVTNTIRKGIVSTDVLADPNMALIGGLSALLAAALWVSFATWKSLPVSTTHSIVGAMIGFGIMAGGFSVINWAKLGQVVASWIISPFFSLVIAYLTFQIIIRSIYRKKNASGTALKLSPLFIGMAVLIVALSFLFKTPLGESLNVSAPIAIGWALVISAVCGVAGKAAIVRFGMRHEGDETETIFRRIQIGTSCYVALAQGANDVANAIGPLALIYYIVKTGSVAGINTVPVPVFLLAFGGIGIAAGIAMAGRRVIETVGSRITTLNNTRGFSVDFAAATTVMAASKLGLPVSTTHAAVGGVIGVGLARGFEAVNFRVIYSIVVYWILTVPAAAITSMVVFKLLQFILF; this comes from the coding sequence ATGAGTCTTGAGTATGTGATACTGGCCTGCGGTTATGTGTTCGGTTTTTACATGGCCTGGAACATCGGCGCCAATGATGTGGCCAACTCCATGGCTTCGGCGGTGGGGGCCCGGGCCATCACCCTGCGGCAGGCGGTCTTTATTGCCGGCATTCTGAACATCATCGGCGCGATCTTTATCGGCTCCCATGTTACCAACACCATTCGCAAGGGCATCGTATCCACCGATGTGCTGGCCGATCCCAACATGGCCCTGATCGGAGGGTTGTCGGCCCTGCTGGCCGCGGCTTTGTGGGTGTCGTTTGCCACCTGGAAGTCGTTACCGGTCTCCACCACCCACTCCATTGTCGGCGCCATGATCGGCTTTGGCATCATGGCCGGCGGCTTTTCCGTGATCAACTGGGCCAAGCTGGGCCAGGTGGTGGCCTCCTGGATCATCTCTCCTTTCTTCAGCCTGGTGATCGCCTACCTGACCTTTCAGATCATTATCCGGTCCATCTATCGGAAAAAAAACGCTTCCGGCACGGCATTAAAACTTTCCCCCCTGTTTATCGGCATGGCGGTGCTGATCGTAGCCCTGTCGTTTCTGTTTAAAACCCCGCTGGGTGAATCGCTGAATGTCAGTGCCCCCATAGCCATCGGCTGGGCACTGGTCATTTCCGCCGTGTGCGGCGTTGCCGGTAAAGCGGCCATCGTCCGCTTCGGCATGCGCCACGAGGGGGATGAGACCGAGACCATTTTCCGCCGTATTCAGATCGGCACCTCCTGTTATGTGGCTCTGGCCCAGGGCGCCAATGACGTGGCCAATGCCATCGGCCCCCTGGCCCTGATCTATTATATTGTTAAAACCGGCAGCGTGGCCGGCATCAACACCGTACCGGTGCCGGTCTTTCTGCTGGCCTTCGGCGGCATCGGCATTGCTGCGGGCATTGCCATGGCCGGCCGGCGGGTGATTGAAACCGTGGGCTCCCGCATCACCACACTGAACAACACCCGCGGGTTTTCCGTGGATTTCGCGGCGGCCACCACGGTGATGGCCGCCTCCAAGCTGGGCCTGCCGGTCTCCACCACCCACGCGGCCGTGGGCGGCGTCATCGGCGTAGGCCTGGCCCGGGGGTTTGAGGCAGTGAACTTCCGGGTCATTTATTCCATCGTCGTATATTGGATTCTCACGGTGCCGGCGGCGGCCATCACCAGCATGGTGGTATTCAAGCTGCTTCAATTCATACTGTTTTAA